One Nicotiana tomentosiformis chromosome 4, ASM39032v3, whole genome shotgun sequence genomic window carries:
- the LOC138909029 gene encoding sugar transport protein 12-like, producing the protein MAGGNFIPGGGGDNPDEYPGKLTLYVAMTCIMAAMGGLIFGYDIGISGGVTSMDPFLKRFFMSVYQKEALNTSTNQYCKFDSQLLTLFTSSLYVAALFASIVASHVSKKRGRKVTMALGGLFFLIGAVLNAAAIHISMLILGRILLGIGVGFANQSVPIYLSEVAPYKYRGTFNVLFQMAITIGILIANLVNFGTSKMSGGWGWRVSLGGAAVPALVILVSSMFLSDSPSSLIDRGMKEEAEQLLKKIRGVDNVNAEFNDLVMASEASKKVERPWNNLLFVRKYRPQLVLSILIPSLQQLTGINVVMFYAPVLFQTLGFKSNASLMSAAITGGVNVGATFISVFCTDKFGRRILFFWGGIFMCIFQTAVAALIGAKFGTTGNAADLPLWFAALVVVCICVFVANFAYSWGPLGWLVPSEISPLEVRSAAQCVTVSMNMFFTFGVAQIFLKMLCGMKFGLFIFFAVFVLIMTVFVYLYVPETKNIPIEEMSQVWREHWYWNKFVDDAEPKPQGNGLKPAKEIV; encoded by the coding sequence ATGGCTGGTGGAAACTTTATCCCCGGCGGTGGCGGAGACAATCCAGATGAGTATCCAGGGAAGCTAACATTGTACGTAGCCATGACTTGTATCATGGCAGCCATGGGAGGGTTGATCTTTGGCTACGACATTGGAATTTCAGGTGGAGTTACTTCCATGGATCCTTTTCTCAAACGCTTCTTCATGTCTGTTTACCAAAAAGAGGCTTTGAACACCTCGACCAACCAATACTGTAAGTTCGACAGTCAGTTGTTGACCCTTTTCACGTCTTCTCTCTATGTGGCTGCCCTGTTTGCGTCCATTGTTGCTTCTCATGTTAGTAAAAAACGTGGCAGAAAAGTTACTATGGCCCTTGGAGGTCTCTTTTTCTTGATAGGCGCCGTCCTCAACGCTGCTGCTATCCATATTAGTATGCTCATCTTGGGTCGTATTCTTTTGGGGATTGGTGTCGGATTTGCTAATCAATCTGTCCCTATTTATTTGTCAGAAGTTGCTCCCTACAAATACAGAGGGACTTTCAACGTGTTATTCCAAATGGCCATCACCATTGGGATTCTGATAGCGAATTTGGTCAACTTTGGAACTAGCAAAATGTCTGGCGGTTGGGGTTGGAGGGTTAGCTTAGGAGGTGCAGCCGTGCCAGCACTAGTCATCCTGGTTTCCTCAATGTTTCTCTCTGATAGTCCGAGTTCGTTGATAGACAGGGGAATGAAAGAGGAGGCAGAACAATTGTTGAAAAAGATAAGAGGAGTTGATAATGTGAATGCTGAATTTAATGACCTTGTTATGGCGAGTGAAGCATCCAAGAAAGTAGAAAGGCCATGGAATAATCTTTTATTCGTCCGAAAGTATAGACCGCAGTTGGTTTTGTCAATTCTGATACCATCACTCCAGCAGCTTACGGGAATCAACGTGGTCATGTTCTATGCTCCAGTACTTTTCCAAACATTAGGGTTTAAGAGTAACGCTTCGCTTATGTCAGCTGCTATCACTGGCGGTGTCAACGTGGGTGCAACTTTTATTTCAGTCTTTTGTACGGATAAGTTTGGGAGGAGAATACTCTTTTTCTGGGGTGGCATCTTCATGTGTATATTCCAAACAGCAGTGGCAGCTCTTATTGGGGCAAAATTCGGAACAACAGGGAATGCAGCAGATTTGCCACTTTGGTTTGCAGCTTTAGTGGTTGTCTGCATCTGTGTATTCGTTGCTAACTTTGCATATTCATGGGGTCCTTTAGGATGGTTGGTTCCGAGTGAGATTTCTCCATTGGAAGTTCGATCTGCAGCACAATGTGTTACTGTCTCCATGAACATGTTTTTCACTTTCGGAGTTGCACAAATTTTCTTGAAGATGCTATGTGGGATGAAGTTTGGTCTATTTATCTTCTTTGCGGTCTTTGTGTTAATAATGACTGTGTTTGTCTACTTGTACGTGCCCGAAACAAAGAATATACCAATTGAAGAGATGTCTCAAGTTTGGAGAGAGCATTGGTACTGGAACAAGTTCGTGGATGATGCAGAACCAAAGCCACAAGGGAATGGCTTAAAGCCCGCAAAGGAGATAGTCTAA
- the LOC104088532 gene encoding probable ATP synthase 24 kDa subunit, mitochondrial yields the protein MALASRLLSRSTRQLCAGQVVLRPEHAIPVRSFAKGAAAPTALKGDQVLKDIFYEVKNKLETAIGVLRKEKITIDPEDPAAVSEYAKVMNSVRQKANLLSESQIIKFNIEVETHEIPDARTYLLKLKEMRVKRGLIDEQGIEDMQMAALDKVEKEIKKPLMRNDKKGIALLTAEFDKINQKLGIRKEDLPKYEEQLELKIAKAQLEELKKDVLEAMETQKKREEFKDEEMPSVKSLDIRNFI from the exons ATGGCTCTCGCTTCTCGTTTGCTTTCCAGATCCACTCGCCAG TTATGCGCTGGTCAGGTTGTCCTTCGCCCTGAGCATGCAATTCCAGTTCGTTCCTTTGCCAAAGGAGCTGCTGCTCCCACTGCACTGAAGGGCGATC AGGTGTTGAAGGACATCTTTTATGAGGTTAAGAACAAGCTTGAGACAGCAATTGGTGTCCTACGAAAGGAGAAGATCACCATAGATCCAGAAGATCCTGCTGCTGTATCTGAGTATGCCAAAGTCATGAACTCTGTAAGACAAAA GGCTAATCTCTTATCAGAGTCTCAAATAATTAAGTTCAACATTGAAGTAGAAACTCATGAAATTCCAGATGCTCGGACTTATTTATTGAAACTGAAGGAGATGCGTGTCAA GAGGGGCCTTATCGATGAGCAAGGTATAGAGGATATGCAGATGGCAGCACTGGATAAAGTTGAGAAAGAAATCAAAAAGCCACTAATGAGGAATGACAAAAAGGGAATAGCTCTTCTTACAGCTGAGTTTGATAAGATCAACCAGAA GCTCGGCATTCGTAAAGAAGATCTGCCAAAATACGAAGAACAGTTGGAGCTGAAGATTGCAAAGGCACAATTAGAAGAACTGAAAAAGGATGTTCTTGAAGCAATGGAAACTCAGAAGAAGAG GGAGGAGTTCAAGGATGAGGAGATGCCAAGTGTGAAGTCTCTGGACATCAGAAACTTCatttaa